One stretch of Chitinophaga pendula DNA includes these proteins:
- the lptC gene encoding LPS export ABC transporter periplasmic protein LptC has translation MINVSAKNTKKTKGEKQVAFLLSPLTLSLCLLFSACENDMNAIMELDKKKAATEEGIDITGMFSQLGKVKAKLTAPAMLRHLETPPFVEFNKGLKVVFYQDSSLLVESTLTAKYGKYYENDANVFLRDSVVVVNKEGRRLDTNELTWDAKKEVFLSDKAVRISTPTDTIYGTGLESNQDFSNYKILKVHGPFTVQDSTMRGPAAPSDSTLSPVPATPAAKDTAAPVKK, from the coding sequence ATGATTAACGTTTCCGCTAAGAATACTAAAAAGACTAAAGGAGAAAAGCAAGTCGCTTTTCTCCTTTCTCCTTTAACCCTTTCCCTCTGCCTGCTCTTCTCCGCCTGTGAAAATGATATGAATGCGATCATGGAGCTGGATAAAAAGAAAGCAGCTACCGAAGAAGGTATAGACATTACCGGCATGTTCAGCCAGTTAGGAAAAGTAAAAGCCAAGCTGACAGCTCCGGCCATGCTCCGGCATCTCGAGACGCCCCCTTTCGTCGAGTTCAACAAAGGTCTGAAAGTAGTCTTCTACCAGGATAGCTCCTTGCTGGTAGAAAGCACCCTCACTGCCAAATATGGTAAATACTACGAGAACGATGCGAACGTATTCCTCCGCGATAGTGTAGTGGTCGTTAACAAAGAAGGGCGCCGGCTTGATACCAACGAACTGACTTGGGATGCCAAAAAGGAAGTATTCCTGTCAGACAAAGCAGTGCGTATCAGCACCCCTACAGATACCATATATGGTACTGGCCTGGAATCCAATCAGGACTTTAGCAACTATAAAATACTAAAGGTACATGGTCCATTCACCGTACAGGATTCCACTATGAGAGGCCCGGCAGCACCCTCCGATAGTACCCTCTCTCCGGTTCCTGCTACCCCCGCTGCAAAAGATACTGCCGCTCCCGTCAAAAAATAA
- a CDS encoding potassium channel beta subunit family protein, giving the protein MEYRRLGKAGLQLSVLSFGSWVTFHKQIEDQLVDRLMGIAYDNGVNFFDNAEGYALGQSEKMMGRVLKNKNWERSSYVVSSKAYFGWHGKDNKPNQTGLSRKHLVEACHEALGRLQVDYLDLFFCHRPDSNTPIEEVVWTMNLLIQQGKILYWGTSEWSAQDILEAQMVAQQYHLIGPTMEQPEYNLFNRKRVEGDYLPLYKQIGLGTTIWSPLASGLLTGKYNNGIPEDSRLGLVGFEWLKDRHYAEEKLNRVRKLEQVAKQVNTSLATLSIAWCICNPNVSTAILGATKEQQLEENLNALEIYPQLTPAILQEIDDIMQTKPLQYVSN; this is encoded by the coding sequence ATGGAATATAGAAGACTAGGTAAAGCCGGACTACAACTAAGCGTGCTCTCTTTTGGCAGCTGGGTCACTTTTCATAAACAGATAGAAGACCAATTGGTAGACAGGCTCATGGGCATCGCTTACGACAATGGCGTCAACTTCTTCGACAACGCAGAAGGATATGCACTGGGGCAGTCTGAAAAAATGATGGGGAGGGTACTCAAAAATAAAAACTGGGAACGCTCTTCCTACGTCGTTTCCAGCAAAGCATACTTCGGGTGGCATGGGAAAGATAATAAGCCCAATCAAACCGGACTTAGCCGCAAACACCTGGTAGAAGCCTGTCACGAAGCATTGGGCCGCCTGCAGGTAGATTATCTCGATCTGTTCTTCTGCCATCGCCCCGATAGCAACACGCCTATAGAGGAAGTCGTATGGACGATGAACCTGCTTATCCAACAGGGAAAGATATTGTACTGGGGTACCTCAGAATGGAGCGCACAGGATATCCTGGAAGCGCAAATGGTCGCGCAACAGTATCACCTCATCGGCCCCACCATGGAACAACCGGAATATAACCTCTTCAATCGCAAAAGAGTAGAAGGCGATTATCTGCCGCTCTATAAACAGATCGGGTTAGGTACTACCATCTGGAGCCCCCTGGCCTCCGGATTACTTACCGGTAAATACAATAATGGTATACCTGAAGATTCCCGGCTCGGCCTGGTAGGATTCGAATGGCTGAAAGACAGACACTACGCTGAAGAAAAACTGAATAGAGTGAGGAAATTGGAACAAGTAGCCAAACAAGTAAATACTTCATTGGCTACTTTATCGATTGCATGGTGCATCTGCAATCCAAATGTAAGCACCGCCATCCTGGGCGCTACCAAAGAACAACAATTAGAAGAGAATCTCAACGCATTGGAAATCTATCCACAACTCACGCCTGCCATACTCCAGGAAATAGATGATATCATGCAAACAAAGCCACTGCAATATGTAAGCAACTAA
- a CDS encoding tRNA-binding protein, whose protein sequence is MDTINWQDFEKIDIRVGTIIDAQVFAKAKNPAYQLQIDFGPALGIKRSSAQITRLYQPDVLIGKQVVAVVNFPVKQIANFFSECLVLGVVSDDKEIVLLQPERSVQNGYKIA, encoded by the coding sequence ATGGATACAATTAACTGGCAGGATTTTGAAAAAATAGATATCAGAGTAGGGACTATCATAGACGCCCAGGTATTTGCCAAGGCGAAAAACCCCGCTTATCAACTTCAAATAGATTTTGGCCCCGCGCTTGGCATCAAAAGATCCTCCGCACAAATCACCAGACTTTACCAACCTGATGTATTGATCGGCAAACAAGTAGTCGCCGTTGTTAACTTCCCCGTAAAACAAATTGCCAATTTTTTCTCTGAATGCCTCGTTCTCGGAGTCGTAAGCGATGACAAGGAAATAGTGCTGTTACAGCCAGAAAGAAGTGTACAAAACGGATATAAGATCGCTTAA
- a CDS encoding S9 family peptidase, with translation MSKHYLLPAWLTGVALLAGSGAVSAQEKKTLTFEQTFGKSDPGITKALPVIKGWEDAEHYIEVRTEGKESKSWSIDVQTGKAAPYAPAQPPITITTHDNDVFYSTPGNSEIRLTQDTIEEQNATLSPDGKYVAFTRGNDLYSVELATKKETRYTTDGSDVVYNGWASWVYYEEILGRPSKYRAFWWSPDSKHIAYMHFDDSQVPMFPIYSEKGQHGFTEKTRYPKAGDRNPEVRMGIVPVVGGATTWADFDAKKDQYFGTPYWTPDSKQLWVQWMNRGQDSLKIYAVSPADGNKKEVYSEYQKTWVEWLDNIPFLDNGKGFLIQTDKSGWSHLYVHNADGSLKKQLTSGNWGVKEVLSIDEKAQLVYFTARKEASTRLDLYQVSLKTGAITRLTSGNYSHAIKLSPGNKYFLTTYSNLQTPTRIALLNTKGKVIRELGDAKGTQFDIYNLARTKLQTYKTRDGLELPITISLPLQLEPGKKYPVLISMYGGPNAGRVFDTWTYNASQQWWAQEGLILVSVDNRSSGHLGKTGMNYIHRRMGIYEIEDFMDAAKWIGQQPWADPAKICITGGSFGGYMTCMALTYGADVFPYGIANYSVTDWQLYDSHYTERFMDTPQENPAGYKETSVMTYANKYKGLLRIVHGTMDDNVHLQHSYQLMDTLENMNKHFELMIYPGVRHGWGGAKGIHSRDESFRFYYQHLLEKPFPKAFENQ, from the coding sequence ATGAGTAAACATTACCTACTACCTGCCTGGCTGACGGGCGTGGCATTACTGGCAGGCAGCGGCGCAGTATCTGCCCAGGAGAAAAAGACCCTGACCTTTGAGCAGACATTTGGCAAATCCGATCCGGGGATCACGAAGGCATTGCCAGTAATCAAAGGCTGGGAGGATGCAGAACATTATATCGAAGTCCGTACGGAGGGCAAGGAGAGCAAAAGCTGGAGCATCGATGTACAAACCGGGAAGGCGGCTCCTTATGCACCGGCCCAACCACCTATTACCATTACGACACATGACAACGATGTATTCTACAGCACTCCCGGCAACAGCGAGATCCGGCTTACGCAGGATACAATAGAAGAACAGAACGCTACCTTATCACCTGACGGCAAGTATGTGGCATTTACGCGGGGTAATGATCTTTACAGTGTAGAGCTGGCTACTAAAAAAGAAACCCGCTACACTACCGACGGTAGTGATGTGGTATACAATGGCTGGGCATCCTGGGTGTATTATGAGGAGATACTGGGACGCCCGTCCAAGTACCGTGCATTCTGGTGGAGCCCGGACAGCAAACATATTGCCTATATGCATTTTGACGACAGTCAGGTGCCTATGTTCCCCATCTACAGTGAAAAGGGTCAACACGGCTTTACCGAGAAAACACGTTATCCCAAAGCAGGGGATCGTAACCCGGAAGTACGCATGGGCATTGTACCTGTAGTGGGTGGTGCTACTACCTGGGCTGACTTTGACGCCAAAAAAGACCAGTATTTCGGTACGCCATACTGGACACCCGACAGCAAACAGCTGTGGGTACAGTGGATGAACCGCGGACAAGATAGCCTGAAGATCTACGCCGTAAGCCCTGCCGACGGCAATAAAAAAGAGGTATATAGCGAATACCAGAAGACCTGGGTAGAATGGCTGGACAATATTCCGTTTCTTGATAATGGCAAAGGCTTCCTGATCCAGACCGATAAGAGTGGCTGGTCTCACCTGTATGTTCACAATGCTGACGGCTCCCTTAAAAAGCAGCTGACTTCCGGCAACTGGGGGGTAAAAGAAGTGTTGAGCATCGATGAGAAGGCACAGCTGGTATATTTCACTGCCCGGAAAGAGGCATCTACCCGGCTGGACCTTTACCAGGTAAGTTTGAAAACAGGCGCTATTACCCGTCTGACCAGTGGTAATTATTCCCATGCGATCAAACTGAGCCCTGGCAATAAGTACTTCCTTACCACCTATTCTAACTTACAGACACCTACCCGCATCGCGCTTCTGAACACCAAAGGCAAGGTGATCCGCGAGCTGGGGGATGCAAAGGGCACCCAGTTTGATATCTACAACCTGGCCCGTACCAAATTGCAGACCTATAAAACAAGAGACGGGCTGGAACTGCCTATAACCATTTCCCTGCCTTTACAGCTGGAGCCAGGTAAAAAATATCCCGTACTTATCAGTATGTATGGGGGCCCCAATGCGGGTCGTGTATTTGACACCTGGACCTATAATGCCAGCCAGCAATGGTGGGCACAGGAAGGCCTGATCCTGGTATCAGTAGACAACCGCAGCTCCGGCCATCTGGGTAAAACCGGTATGAACTATATCCACCGGCGGATGGGTATTTATGAAATAGAAGATTTTATGGATGCTGCCAAATGGATTGGTCAGCAGCCCTGGGCTGATCCAGCCAAGATATGTATCACCGGCGGCAGCTTTGGCGGATACATGACCTGCATGGCCCTGACATATGGTGCTGATGTGTTCCCTTACGGGATCGCCAATTACTCAGTAACCGACTGGCAGTTATACGATAGCCATTATACAGAGCGCTTTATGGATACTCCGCAAGAGAACCCGGCAGGTTATAAAGAGACTTCTGTAATGACTTATGCGAACAAATACAAGGGCCTGCTACGTATCGTACATGGGACTATGGACGATAATGTTCACCTGCAACATAGTTATCAGTTGATGGATACGCTGGAGAATATGAATAAACATTTCGAGCTGATGATATATCCGGGGGTACGTCATGGCTGGGGAGGTGCTAAAGGCATCCACAGCCGGGATGAATCTTTCCGTTTCTACTACCAGCACTTGCTGGAGAAACCTTTCCCGAAGGCATTTGAGAACCAATAG
- the lysS gene encoding lysine--tRNA ligase, with amino-acid sequence MTQLSEQEIIRREKLQELHKLGIDPYPAAEYPVNDTSLNILTNYSEETKEQFQEVCLAGRIMANRDMGKAAFAKIQDKAGRIQVYVRRDDICPGEDKTLYDIVWKKLIDLGDIIGVKGYAFVTKTGETSIHAKEITILSKSLRPLPVVKEKEGETFDAVIDPEFKYRQRYADLIINPDVKDVFMKRTRIMQTIRDFYNNLGFLEVETPILQAIPGGATARPFVTHHNALDIPLYLRIANELYLKRLIVGGFDGVYEFAKDFRNEGMDRTHNPEFTVMEMYVAYKDYEWMMRTTESLLEKVAIALHGGTDVQVGENTISFKAPFKRVTMYDAIKEHTGIDISGMDEAQLRDVCKQLNIHVEANVGKGKLVDEIFGEQCEGHYIQPTFITDYPIEMSPLTKKHRSKAGLVERFELMVNGKEIANAYTELNDPIDQRERFEEQVKLMERGDDEAMFIDYDFLRALEYGMPPTSGIGIGIDRLTMMMTNQPSIQDVLFFPQMRPEK; translated from the coding sequence ATGACACAATTATCTGAACAGGAGATTATACGCCGGGAGAAACTGCAGGAACTACACAAACTGGGGATAGACCCTTATCCTGCGGCGGAATATCCGGTGAATGACACTTCGCTGAATATTTTAACGAACTATTCAGAGGAGACCAAGGAGCAATTCCAGGAGGTATGCCTGGCTGGCAGGATCATGGCGAACCGCGACATGGGTAAGGCCGCCTTTGCGAAGATACAGGATAAGGCGGGGCGTATACAGGTGTATGTTCGCCGCGATGATATCTGTCCGGGAGAGGATAAGACCCTGTACGATATTGTATGGAAGAAGCTGATTGACCTGGGAGATATTATCGGGGTGAAGGGTTATGCATTTGTTACGAAGACGGGCGAGACCTCCATTCATGCAAAGGAGATTACAATATTATCCAAGTCACTGCGTCCGTTGCCGGTGGTGAAAGAGAAAGAGGGAGAGACTTTTGATGCGGTGATAGATCCTGAGTTCAAATACCGCCAGCGGTATGCGGACCTCATCATCAACCCGGATGTGAAGGATGTGTTTATGAAGCGTACACGCATTATGCAGACGATCCGTGATTTTTATAACAACCTGGGATTCCTGGAGGTAGAGACCCCTATTCTTCAGGCGATACCTGGTGGTGCAACTGCACGTCCGTTTGTGACGCACCATAATGCCTTGGATATTCCTTTGTACCTGCGTATTGCCAATGAGTTGTACCTGAAACGCCTGATAGTAGGAGGCTTTGATGGCGTGTATGAGTTCGCCAAAGACTTCCGTAACGAGGGTATGGACCGTACGCACAATCCGGAATTCACCGTGATGGAGATGTACGTCGCCTACAAGGACTATGAGTGGATGATGCGTACAACGGAAAGTTTACTGGAAAAGGTAGCTATTGCCTTACACGGTGGTACCGATGTACAGGTAGGAGAAAATACGATCAGTTTCAAAGCGCCCTTCAAGCGGGTGACGATGTACGATGCGATCAAAGAGCATACAGGCATTGACATTTCCGGTATGGATGAAGCACAGCTGCGTGATGTGTGCAAGCAACTCAACATACATGTGGAGGCCAACGTCGGCAAAGGCAAGTTGGTAGACGAAATATTCGGCGAGCAATGTGAAGGGCATTATATACAGCCGACCTTTATCACCGATTATCCGATCGAGATGAGCCCGCTGACCAAGAAACACCGCAGCAAAGCGGGGCTGGTAGAACGCTTTGAGTTGATGGTCAACGGTAAAGAGATCGCCAATGCTTATACGGAGCTGAATGATCCGATCGATCAGCGGGAGCGTTTTGAGGAGCAGGTGAAACTGATGGAGCGTGGGGATGACGAAGCGATGTTTATCGACTATGACTTCTTACGTGCACTGGAATATGGTATGCCGCCGACATCCGGTATTGGCATCGGTATTGACCGCCTGACCATGATGATGACGAACCAGCCTTCTATACAGGATGTGCTGTTCTTCCCTCAGATGAGACCTGAGAAATAA
- a CDS encoding universal stress protein, giving the protein MKTIIVPTDFSDTAYNAARYAIGLAGQMGTARILLYHAYELIVPIPDMPTTLPVVNVEELKAGSLEGLERMTKELTPSLSAGITLEYRAENTLLAANIEQACESEQAEIIVMGITGGSQLEEILIGSNTIDVVKNTSRPVIIVPGDASFKPIRKIVFACDLKKIGETTPIAPLKKLLATFGAELHVLNIDHDNKHFTSETPLEATTLNQLLEGYQPKYHFVDHTNVVQGITEFAERENADLILTIPKKHGLFESIFKRSKTSQLAFHTHIPLLAIHE; this is encoded by the coding sequence ATGAAGACGATCATCGTTCCTACAGACTTTTCAGATACCGCTTATAATGCCGCCCGCTACGCCATCGGCCTCGCCGGTCAAATGGGTACCGCCCGCATCTTGCTCTATCATGCCTACGAACTGATCGTGCCCATCCCGGACATGCCCACCACTCTCCCCGTTGTTAACGTGGAAGAGCTGAAAGCAGGCAGCCTCGAAGGATTAGAGCGCATGACAAAAGAATTAACGCCTTCATTATCCGCTGGTATCACCCTGGAATACAGGGCAGAAAATACCCTGCTCGCCGCCAATATAGAACAGGCTTGTGAATCCGAACAGGCAGAAATCATCGTCATGGGTATCACCGGCGGTAGCCAGCTGGAAGAAATATTGATCGGTTCCAATACCATCGATGTTGTGAAAAACACCAGCCGGCCCGTTATCATCGTTCCTGGCGATGCCTCCTTCAAACCGATCCGTAAAATAGTGTTCGCCTGCGATCTTAAAAAAATAGGCGAAACAACACCCATCGCACCACTGAAAAAATTACTGGCCACCTTCGGGGCCGAACTGCATGTCCTGAATATCGACCACGATAATAAGCACTTCACCTCCGAAACACCACTAGAAGCTACTACCCTCAACCAGCTGCTGGAAGGATATCAGCCTAAATATCATTTCGTCGATCATACCAATGTCGTACAGGGCATCACCGAATTCGCTGAAAGAGAAAATGCCGACCTGATCCTGACCATCCCTAAAAAACATGGTCTGTTCGAAAGTATCTTCAAGCGTAGTAAAACTTCCCAGCTGGCCTTCCATACCCACATCCCTCTGTTGGCCATTCACGAATAG
- a CDS encoding DUF4197 domain-containing protein has translation MMKKLLLLSLGVFVLQSSQAQLLDKLNKALNKGTAQSGNGTTGAGVTESEAGSGIKEALAKGVNAGIAALSKKDGFFGNEAYKLLLPPDAVKIGNTLRSVGLGSQVDQAILQINRAAEKAVGFAGPIFADAIKQMTITDALNLVRGGNNSVTEFFKSKTTDKLKNAFSPVVKGSLDSTSATKYYGDIVNTYNKLPTTFKKANPDLQDYVTGMAVNALFDQIGKEEANIRANPAARTTEILQKVFGKK, from the coding sequence ATGATGAAGAAGTTATTACTGTTATCACTGGGCGTTTTCGTGTTGCAGAGCAGCCAGGCGCAGCTGTTAGATAAGTTGAACAAAGCATTGAATAAAGGCACGGCGCAATCGGGTAATGGTACTACCGGCGCTGGTGTTACAGAGTCAGAAGCAGGATCAGGTATCAAAGAAGCGCTGGCTAAAGGTGTCAATGCAGGTATCGCTGCGTTAAGCAAAAAAGATGGCTTTTTCGGTAATGAAGCCTACAAACTGTTGCTGCCACCAGATGCCGTGAAGATTGGTAATACCCTCCGTAGCGTAGGCCTCGGCAGCCAGGTTGACCAGGCTATCCTGCAGATCAACCGCGCAGCAGAAAAAGCCGTAGGATTCGCCGGCCCCATCTTCGCTGATGCTATCAAACAAATGACTATCACAGATGCATTGAACCTAGTCAGAGGTGGTAATAACTCCGTGACAGAATTCTTCAAAAGCAAAACGACGGATAAACTCAAAAATGCATTTTCTCCGGTAGTGAAAGGCTCACTGGATAGTACCAGCGCCACCAAATACTATGGCGATATCGTCAATACCTATAATAAGCTGCCTACCACCTTCAAAAAAGCCAATCCTGACTTGCAGGATTACGTAACCGGTATGGCTGTAAATGCCTTGTTCGATCAGATCGGTAAGGAAGAAGCCAACATCCGCGCCAATCCCGCCGCCAGAACAACAGAAATACTGCAGAAAGTATTTGGTAAAAAATAA
- a CDS encoding flavin reductase family protein, producing MQITPGAVKTSELHAYLLSAVAPRPICFASTVNREGLPNLSPFSFFNIFGSKPPTLIFSPSRRVRDNTVKHTLENIHATREVVINVVTYAMVQQTSLASCEYPAGVSEFEKAGFTPIASEKVRPFRVKESPVQLECSVRDVIETGQEGGAGNLVICEPVLVHINDDILNEKGQIDPHKIDLVARMGADYYCRASGSAVFEVPKPNTQLGIGVDALPSSIRQSHVLTGNNLGMLGNVHELPAIDPAYHDDHLKQIVQYYSVTPDEMEKELHRYAQKLLEQGHVQAAWQVLLSAAV from the coding sequence ATGCAAATAACACCCGGAGCGGTTAAGACCAGCGAGCTGCACGCTTACCTGTTGAGTGCTGTAGCTCCGAGGCCTATCTGTTTTGCCAGTACGGTAAATCGTGAAGGACTGCCTAACCTGTCTCCTTTCAGCTTCTTCAATATCTTTGGTAGCAAGCCGCCTACCCTTATCTTTTCGCCCTCACGCAGGGTGCGTGACAATACAGTCAAACATACGCTGGAAAACATCCATGCTACCCGGGAAGTGGTGATCAACGTGGTAACTTATGCCATGGTGCAGCAGACCTCCCTGGCCAGCTGTGAGTATCCGGCTGGTGTGAGTGAATTTGAGAAAGCCGGGTTCACGCCGATCGCATCAGAAAAAGTACGGCCATTCCGCGTAAAGGAAAGCCCGGTACAACTGGAATGTAGCGTACGTGATGTTATCGAAACCGGACAGGAGGGCGGCGCCGGCAACCTCGTGATTTGCGAGCCTGTGCTGGTGCATATCAACGATGACATCCTCAACGAAAAAGGACAGATAGATCCTCATAAAATAGACCTGGTAGCCCGTATGGGGGCCGACTATTACTGCCGTGCCTCCGGCAGTGCAGTATTCGAAGTACCTAAACCCAATACGCAGCTGGGCATCGGCGTAGATGCACTGCCTTCCTCTATCCGGCAGAGCCATGTACTGACCGGCAATAACCTGGGGATGCTGGGCAATGTACACGAGTTGCCGGCCATCGACCCTGCTTACCATGACGATCATCTCAAACAGATCGTGCAGTATTACAGTGTGACACCGGATGAGATGGAGAAAGAGCTACACCGGTATGCGCAAAAACTGCTGGAACAGGGGCACGTACAAGCTGCCTGGCAGGTGCTGTTGTCTGCTGCCGTTTGA
- a CDS encoding fumarylacetoacetate hydrolase family protein, whose protein sequence is MKLVTYLREEADQLAILVDGLLYNTQDLHPQLPNNMQMFLLMWDEVIDIAMHADADLKAGKKTSSATGIPYESVEILAPVPFPTSCRDGYAFRQHVASARKNRGLDMIPEFDEYPIFYFTNHNAIQGPGNILCMPDHFDKLDFELEVAVVVCRPGRNIPAAEADEYIGGYMIMNDMSARTLQMEEMKLNLGPAKGKDFSTVIGPMLVTPDELEAFKVPAKPGHTGNAYDLKMTCRINGVQVSEGSMGDMDWTFAEIIERCSYGVNILPGDVIGSGTVGTGCFLELNGTGKRNDPNYQEQWLQPGDVMELEVAGLGSLQNTIIEEESDFSILALKKK, encoded by the coding sequence ATGAAACTTGTTACTTATTTAAGAGAAGAAGCAGACCAGCTGGCCATATTGGTAGACGGTCTGTTGTATAACACACAGGACTTACATCCTCAATTGCCCAACAACATGCAAATGTTCCTGTTGATGTGGGATGAGGTGATCGATATTGCCATGCATGCGGATGCGGATCTGAAGGCCGGTAAGAAGACCAGTTCTGCGACCGGTATTCCATATGAGTCTGTGGAGATACTGGCGCCTGTACCTTTTCCTACCTCTTGCCGTGACGGGTATGCTTTCCGTCAGCATGTGGCTTCTGCGCGCAAAAACCGGGGGCTGGATATGATCCCGGAGTTTGACGAATATCCGATCTTTTATTTCACGAACCACAATGCTATACAAGGTCCGGGAAATATACTGTGTATGCCGGATCACTTTGACAAGTTGGATTTTGAGCTGGAGGTAGCGGTGGTTGTTTGTCGTCCGGGGCGTAACATTCCTGCTGCAGAGGCGGATGAGTATATTGGCGGATATATGATCATGAATGATATGAGTGCCCGTACGTTGCAGATGGAGGAGATGAAGCTGAACCTGGGCCCTGCGAAAGGCAAGGATTTCAGTACGGTGATCGGCCCTATGCTGGTAACGCCTGATGAGCTGGAAGCCTTTAAGGTACCGGCTAAACCAGGACATACCGGTAATGCTTACGACCTGAAGATGACCTGCCGTATCAACGGTGTGCAGGTGAGCGAGGGCAGTATGGGAGATATGGACTGGACATTTGCGGAGATCATTGAGCGTTGTTCTTATGGTGTCAACATCCTTCCAGGCGATGTGATCGGCAGCGGTACGGTGGGTACCGGTTGTTTCCTGGAGCTGAACGGCACGGGCAAACGTAATGACCCCAACTACCAGGAGCAATGGCTGCAGCCAGGCGATGTAATGGAATTGGAGGTAGCCGGATTGGGCAGCCTGCAAAATACCATCATCGAAGAAGAAAGTGATTTTTCCATTCTGGCACTTAAAAAGAAATAG
- a CDS encoding serine hydrolase, with protein MRTCLLVVYWCCCMQIGIAQSHTDHFLDSLIRTHADQQLQHILQYPDSFRYQLIYTRIDRDKHNRPHFRHYYLNVNSATYFNPASTVKMPVAFLALEKLNDLHIPGLDKQTVMLTDSAYSGQVTVHQDTTAQNRKPSIAQYIRQVFLVSENDAYNRLYEFIGQQTLHEKLWQKGYPDVRIVRRFMPLSEEENRHTNPIRFVTADGQLIYRQPAAASTLQYDFSHSVWIGHAYLDKHDQLIASPMDFTRHNNVSLIDLQRMLQSVLFPASVPPAQRFHLTPADYRFLYQYMSEYPSESIHPRYDTTEYFDSYTKFFLFKAGKSKVPPNIRVFNKTGWSYGFLTDVAYIVDFEHQVEFMLTGTIYVNSDGVLNDNKYEYEEQGYPFFKKVGDIIYAYERQRSRLFKPNLDTFRLQYDQPAE; from the coding sequence ATGCGTACATGCCTCCTTGTTGTGTACTGGTGCTGCTGCATGCAAATAGGTATTGCCCAGTCTCACACCGATCATTTCCTGGATAGTCTGATCCGCACCCACGCCGATCAGCAACTGCAACATATCCTCCAATACCCGGACTCCTTTCGCTACCAGCTGATCTATACCCGCATTGACCGTGATAAACACAACCGCCCGCACTTCCGGCACTACTACCTTAACGTCAACTCCGCCACGTATTTTAACCCTGCCTCCACCGTCAAAATGCCGGTCGCTTTCCTCGCCCTGGAAAAACTCAACGACCTCCATATACCGGGTCTCGATAAACAAACCGTCATGCTCACCGACAGCGCCTACAGCGGGCAAGTCACCGTACATCAGGATACCACCGCTCAAAATAGAAAACCCTCCATCGCACAATATATCCGCCAGGTCTTCCTCGTCAGCGAAAACGACGCATACAACCGGCTCTATGAGTTCATCGGCCAGCAAACTCTACACGAAAAGTTATGGCAGAAAGGATACCCCGATGTCCGCATCGTACGCCGCTTTATGCCGCTATCCGAAGAAGAGAACAGACATACCAATCCCATACGTTTTGTAACAGCAGATGGACAGCTGATCTATCGGCAACCTGCTGCAGCCAGTACGCTGCAATACGACTTCAGCCATTCCGTATGGATAGGGCATGCCTACCTCGATAAACACGATCAGCTCATCGCTTCTCCCATGGATTTCACCCGGCATAATAATGTCTCCCTGATCGACCTCCAACGGATGCTGCAATCCGTACTTTTCCCAGCTTCCGTACCTCCTGCGCAACGGTTCCACCTCACACCGGCAGACTACCGTTTTCTGTATCAGTACATGTCAGAATATCCGTCCGAAAGCATTCATCCCCGTTATGATACAACCGAATATTTTGATAGCTACACCAAGTTTTTTCTCTTCAAAGCAGGAAAAAGTAAAGTTCCGCCAAACATCCGCGTGTTCAACAAAACAGGCTGGTCGTATGGCTTCCTGACAGATGTAGCATATATCGTAGATTTTGAACACCAGGTAGAATTTATGCTCACCGGTACCATATATGTCAACAGTGATGGCGTATTAAACGATAACAAGTACGAATACGAGGAACAGGGATATCCGTTCTTCAAAAAGGTAGGAGACATCATTTATGCCTACGAACGGCAACGCTCCCGCCTGTTTAAACCCAACCTGGATACTTTCAGATTACAGTATGATCAACCAGCGGAATAA